From Acinonyx jubatus isolate Ajub_Pintada_27869175 chromosome E2, VMU_Ajub_asm_v1.0, whole genome shotgun sequence:
CTCCAGCTCCAGCTGGCCTTGGCCATGAGCAAGGAGGAGGCCGACCAGGTACTGGGCCCGGCCGGGCGCACCAGTTTGACTCTGGGGGTTTGACTTCCGTTCTCATCCCATCTCATGcctcagcccccgcccccccacctcctgagggcctgtgccctctctctccccacccccagccctctctctgcTGGCCCTCCCACCTGGTCTTCCTGTGTCCTCGTCCTGACCGCTTTCGTCCCCTTTACTCGGGTGTTTGTCCTGAGTGGCTCCTTCCCTGCTAGtctttctgctctgtctctgcccgtccctcACCGGTTTGGGTGACCATGTCTGTGCCTTTGGTTCTGTCCGTCCtggctctgtttctgtttcctttcctcttctccttctctctctccccttccctcctcctctctctccttccctccttctttcacCCGCCCCCCACCTTGTGTCTTGCCCTGGACCCCTCACACTCTTTccgtctctttcttcctctctctctctctcccgccccctcgcctccttttctctccttccctccttttctcagtctctttccctccttctttatctcttccaCCCCCACCTTGTGTCCTGTCGTGGacctctcacactctctgtctctctcctcctctctctctctctctctccttctctccttttctctttccttctctccttttctctctcctttcctccttctctctctccctccttcccacccctcacCTCATGTCCTGCCCTGGAcccctcacactgtctctgtctctcttttcctctctctccgtctctgtcttcttctctctctttctttccctccttttctttctccttccctgcttctctctctctccttccctcattctctttcccacccccccccccccacctcatgtCCTGTCCTGGAACCCTCacactctctccgtctctcttctcctctctctctctctctgtcctttcctcctcctctctctccttccctccttctctttctctcccaccccccacctcgtGTCCTGCCCTGGAcccctcacgctctctctcccccagcccccatcctgcgGCCCTGAGGACGACGTCCAGCTCCAGCTGGCCCTTAGTTTGAGCCGTGAGGAACACGACAAGGTCAGaagagccccctcccctccctaggGCTCCCCTCAGACCCTCCTCAGGTCCCCGACTCCTTGCACCCCCTTGCCCGCCCCAcagcagccctgcccctgccgTACACACGTGTCAGGTGGGTTCTCTGACGGTGCAGTCGCAGCATGGGAAGCAGATGCCTTGTGGCCACTCTGTCCCCTCTGCCACAGCCCAGGCCTTGGTCACCTCCACCCAGCGCAGCAGACACTGCAGAGTCAGACGCCTGGCCCCCGCTTCCCGAGCCTGTCAGAGCAGTGCCTGGCCAGGCCCGTGTCCCCAGCCCAGACTGCACGcgcctccccatcctcccctcccacaTCGTCCACAtcccattttaattttcagtCACCTTTGtcgggtcgggggtggggggcagccgtGCCGCTCGTATTCTGACCCTCCCTTGTCGCCTGCCTCCATGACCCAAACAGGAAGAGCGGATCCGCCGTGGCGACGACCTGAGGCTTCAGATGGCCATagaggagagcaggagggagactggtggccaggaggaggtgagcACGGGAGGCCGTCCTGCCCTCAGGCGCCCGGGGCCTTGGGCAGGGCCCTAGGCGGCTGTGGCTGTAGCTGCAGGGAACCGTTTTCTCGTGGAGACGTGTGGGGGCTGGAGGGCGCTCGAGTGTGACCCCGCCACGGAGATGTTTCGAGTGGCGGTCGGTGCCTGTAGCTGAGTGAGACCAGAGCGAGATACAGTGAGAGCACCGGTCTGATCGGGCAGGAAGGGGGTGGCTCACGTGTGCCCAGGCACCTCCTGAGCATCCGCCTGCGCCCGGGACACCGAGGGTCAGCGGGCAAGCGACACAGGGCTGGTCCCTGGCCTCCGGGGGCCCCAGTCCCCCAGTGCAGACGTGATGTTTGCTGGCAGTTCAGCTTGTGCTCTTGATCCCGCCTCTCTTGGCCTCACGGGTGAATGAGGCGTGGCCGTGCACATTGAGTGGCCAGGGTCCCTCGCGTGGCCGGGCATCCAAGCCGGCCTCGTTCCGTGGCCTCACTCGGGTTGCTGTCCCGAGCGTCTTCACTGTGGGACCGGCCTCAAGGATGGTGGCCTGGGAGGGTAGCTGCCTTCCTGATGGGCAGGCGGAGGGCGGGTGGCCAGGTGGCCAGGGCTGGCCCCGCAGCCACAACAGGGCACTGGatagaggagcctgcttgggctagCCTCAGCCGGAGGGTCTCCCTGATGCCCCACTTCTCGAGAGCCTGGAGGACGGGGGCGCCAGGCCTGCGCCCGCTGTCctgtgggggaggtggggcaccTCCTTGTCGAGAGAGGCGTGTGCTCTTGGGACACAGGGTCATTGTGTGAGAgtgcgcgcacgcgcgtgtgtgtgtgtgcgcgcgcgcgcgcgcatgtgcgtGCTCACAGGTGCTCCAGGCTTCCAGGGCTATGGGTGAGCGCCTGTGAGCgtgtgtgcacactcacacacacacggccCTGGAAGCCTGGAGCATGCTCCAGGTGACGTGGGTCGTGTGCTGGGCTTGAGGCCAGGACTGTTCAGGGTGACCCATAATCACCTAGCACTCAGTGGGCGACCCCAGTGGGCCTCccatgggcagggctgggggggctCCTCTGGGCTCTGGTCGCTTTCCTTGTTCTGGCGGGAACTGGGGAGGGCTGAGTGGTGGGGGGTGGCGGACAGCAGGGGTgtagtgggtgggagatggggagacTGCCTTCTTTGGTCTCATGACCACAGCACCTGGCTCTTGCTTCTCTCTTGCGCTGCAGCCGTTCCCCGCCCCAGGGCCCTCCTCCCGGACCCCTGGGGTCCCCTGGCCCAGCCTGCTCGGGCCTCATGTACTTTCTTTCCTCTGTACCCTGCAGTCCTCCCTCATGGATCTTGCTGACGTCTTCACGGCCCCGGCTCCACCACCAGCCACGGACCCCTGGGGAGGCCCCCAGGCGGCACCCATGACTGCCCCCACCTCGGACCCTTGGGGAGGGGCCCCCGTTCCTCCAGCTGCTGATCCCTGGGGTGGTCCGGCCCCTACACCAGCCTCTGGGGACCCTTGGAGGCCTGCTGCCCCTGCAGGGCCCCCGGTTGACCCTTGGGGTGGGACCCAGGCCCCTGCAGCTGGAGAGGGGCCCACGCCTGACCCGTGGGGGAGCTCTGATGGTGAGTGCTGGCTGCCTGCCTGCTCTGGCCCCACATCCAGTGTGTGATCCCGGGCTTGCCTTAGGGATTGGGACAGATGCAGTACAGTGGGTGGCTGTGGGGGTCAGATAGAACAGCCCAGAGGAACCGGCGTGAGGGCGCCTGCAGGACCGTGGCGGGGTGCCAAGGGGCGCGGGGTAGAGAGGTTGCTGCAGTGGAACCAGGGCGGGTGGCTGGTGAGGCTGGGTGCAGGAGGGCTGGGACGGGGCTGGACGCCCTGGGGGGTCTCAAGGGAGCCATGGGGTTTGGGCAGGTCTGGGTGAGCCATACCGCCTTACCCAGCTGGGGTGCTCTTTGGGGGCTTCCCAGAGGCCTCACGGCCGAGGAGGGACGTGTGGGCAGAGGCCCCGCAGTGTGTGTAGCCATGGCTCATTCGTGGGGACGAGGCGGGAAAGGCTGGGGGTGGGCCCACGCTGGGGTGCCCAGCTGCGTCCCAGGACACGGCAGGGCAGGGTGAGGCTTTGGGGAGGTACGGGCCTAGGAGTGAGGCTGGAGGGAGTGGGCACAGGTTCTCAGAGGTAAACCCTCCACCCAGCAGCCGCGTACATGCCTCCTTCCTCACTCAGGTGGGGCTCCGGTAGGCGGACCCCCAGCCTCTGatccctgggctccagccccggCCTTCTCGGACCCCTGGGGAGGGTCACCTGCCAAGCCCAGCACCAATGGCACCACAGGTACTGGGTGGGTGCTGGGGTCAGGCTGACGGGGCCCAAGGGTGTGGCGGGTGTGTGGGGGAGCTTGGGGGTATCTGGTCTCTGGAGTGccgggggctggggagtgggaggtgggtccccatggggagctGAGTGGGCATCCTGGACCCCCACAGCCGTCGGGTTTGACGCGGAGCCAGACGAGTTCTCGGACTTTGACCGCCTGCGTTCGGCCCTGCCAACCTCCGGGAGCAGCACGGGTGAGCCACCCTCTGGGCTGTGTGGGCCGGCACCCAGACCCTCTCATTGTGGTTATAACTGATCCTGAACATCTTCAAAAGAAAGTTTGATCTTGGTTTTGAATAATTTCATACTCAGAAGAGCTGCAGAAGTAGCATAAGGAACTGTGTTTTTGCAGCTTCCCTAGATTCCAAACTCTGACTTCTGTGTCCCTGGAATGTTCCTCTGGTGTTTCTGGGGGCCCGGCCGGCTGTGTCCTGCATTACCAGCAGTGTGGTGACTGCGGGGGCCCGCCCCCCTGGCCTGCCCGCTGGTGCCTCAGCGCCCAGCGCCTTCCCCACCTGGCGTCCCGTCTTCGGGGCACCTTGCGTTTGGGCGTCCTGGCTCTTGGGTCCCTCCCTTCCCGGCACGGACTGGACTGGCTTGTGTCTGGAGAACATGCCGTCTGTGCGAGGTGTTGGGAGGGCACTGAGCCTGTCCCCAGGAGGCGCCGATGCTTCCCGGGAAGCAGAAGCAGGAATTCTTGGGACTGACTGGGCAGGCCGGGCACCAGGGATCCCCTCCTCCCCTTGGGCCCCCTGAGGTTATTGTCCAGTCCCCCATCCGTCCGTGGTTTGCTACCTTCCCaggtctgttttcctctctccctgccggTTTCGTGCATTTCCCAGCAGCAGGAGGGATTCTCAGATCTCAGAAACAAGCAGTCAGGCTCACAGATGCTCTCCCGTCTGCGGGGCCATTGTGCTTCTCCGCCGTGATGTTTCTGTTGGGGACGGACGCTGGAGCCAGTGGGGTTTTGTGGGATTGCGTGAACGTCCCTTGGTAGTCTTCTGCCCTGGAGGCTGTCGGCCGGAGTTCCCTGAGTGGGTCCCCCTGGCTGGGCGGTAGGCTGGGCCTCCCAATTTGAGGCCCCCCGCTGCCCGCCCTCCCCTGACCCCTCTCTGGCTCCTTGTAGGGGAGCTGGAGCTGCTCGCTGGAGAGGTACCCGCACGCAGTCCCGGGGCGTTCGACATGAGTGGGGTCGGAGGCTCTCTGGCCGAGGCTGTGGGGAGCCCCCCGCCGGCGGttgcccccaccccgccgccgccCACGCGGAAGACGCCAGAGTCATTCCTGGGGCCTAATGCAGCCCTCGTGGACCTCGACTCACTGGTGAGCCGGCCGGGCCCCACGCCGCCAGGAGCCAAGGCCTCCAACCCCTTCCTGCCAAGCGGTGAGTGCCAGCCTCCCGGACGGATCCCACCCGTTGACCTCCTACCCGGGCAGGCCCCTGACTCTGCTCTgctgtctcctcttctcttctctccctgtagGAGCCCCGACCACCGGCCCCTCCATCACCAACCCCTTCCAGCCCGCGCCCCCTGCGACGCTCACCCTGAACCAGCTCCGGCTCAGCCCTGTGCCCCCAGTCCCCGGAGCACCACCGACATACATCTCTCCCCTTGGTGGGGGCCCTGGCCTGCCCCCCATGatgcccccaggccccccagcccccaacactAACCCCTTCCTCCTATAATCCAGGAGGGAGGGGGATTTGGCCTGGCCGGGCTTCCCCCATTTCTGCTCCCTGGGAGACCAGTGTTGTGAGTGCATGTGAAGCGGgggacccctgcccccaccccagcaccctcccctccTGGGGCCCACTCACACTACACCCTCTTccatgtcccccaccccacctccccggAGAGAAACTGGACGTGacatgggggatggggaggggtgctggCCGGAGGAGGACCCCTTTCCTGTGGCATTAGAAAGGGGAGGGACAGCTGGGGGTCCCCCAcccattcctctccctcccaaCTCCTGACTGGCCCCTCAATCAGTGTTTGAGCCTCCTCGTCCCTATGCGCACCCCTTGGTGAATCCTTGGTGATCATTTTGGCAACTTCGGGAATAAATGGCAATTCTCATGGGTGTCATTCCCCCAAGTTCCCATCCGTGGTTCACACAACCTCCTCCCCCGAGGGACCCAGGGCTCCGGGCCTCTTTGTTGCCCCTTGGGGCAGCTGAGAGCCGGTGCGTCTCAGAAGTGTCGGTTCCGGAGGCTTCAGTTCCGGTGGGCAGCCGTGTTGGGGCGTGGGGGGTGCCTGAGTCCCCGTGGGCGGCAGCCCACTCGGGGCTGGAGAGCTTAATGAGGTTCTTGGGTGTGGGTGCTTCACACATGCTTGTGGCCAGTGGACCCCACGTGGGGGTCGGGGGTCGTGTAGGGCTGGGTGAGCTGTGGATGAGCAGGTGAGGGTTCCTGAGACGATGGCGGGGTGCACTTGACACGCGGCGGTGCTGCCGTGCTGTGACCAGTGCACATGCCCATCCGGGTACAGCCGGCAGTGGTCTATGCTGCTACCGGAGCAGAGGGACACCGGGTCTGAGCTCTTGCTCTTCCGCCCCCCGCCCTGCCGTGGGTCCCTCTCCCATGGTGGTGAGGGCTGTCTGTGTCTCACACTCCAAGGAGGCGGCCGACATGAGGGGATGGCTTATGAGCCCCAGGGACAGCCACGGGGACGGCAGGTCAGAGACAGATGGCGGAGCGGGAGTGACCTTGCCGGCAGGGCGGCTGGACTTCTGTCCTTGCTGTCGAGGGGTGCGGTGGCTGAATGCATGGGACAGCGGCAGCTTCCGCACCCAGAGAAGGGAGGGCCTGGGGTGCTGGGAGCACGGGGGCAGGTGGGCGAGCCCCGGTCTTGGTCTTCCCGGGGCTCCAGGGACCCGGCGGGCTGGACCCTCCTTCcatggggcggggaggggcggggggagatagAAACACGACCTGGGTTTGTTGTCCAGAAGCCCTGAGGGTCTGTCCCCAGACGGCGGCCGCAGCACTTAGCACGTCCCCTTTCGTTCCCTCGGTATGAACGCACGTCAGCTCCAAAGCCCCGGTGCCCCCGCCTCGTCCCTCTAAGAGCCCCGAGCCCTGATTAGGCCTGCGCGCCGGGTTTGTAGAGACCGGCCCCCACCTGAGCGCTGAGGAGCCCAGCCGGCCGTTCCTGCCTCACTGGctcgctcctcctcctcctcctcctcctcctcctcctcctcctgtgagTCGCTCGGACTCCGGCCCCAATGTTGTGGGGGCTAATGAAAGTCCCTGTGGGTGTGTCTGCAGGGGCTTTGGGCCACCTGTGCCAGGGCCGGAGGGGACAGGCCGGCCGGGGCTTGTCTGGGGGGTGAGTGTGTGGGTCTGTGACCCGCCCGGGCACCGGAGGCCAAGATGGAGGCAGAGGCCCCGCCTACTCGCAAGCCTGCCCCCGCGTCTCAGGACGTGTGCTCGCCCGGCCCACTGCGCTAGCTGCTAGCGCTCAGGCTCCCTTGCGTTCGGTGTCCCCGCCTCTCACCTGTGTCCTAGAAGCACGACCCAGAGCCTTGCCTCGGCCAGCCTCTGCCTCACCTTCCCTTCAGAACTTGTCTGCCCTCGATGCAGAATCCTGACCTACTTGGCCCCCCATGCCGCCCGGCCCGGCACACGGGACCCCGCACCCCTTCCACGCTCTCAGTGTGCACACGCCCCGCTCTGTGCTGCACGGGACCCATGTGCAGTCAGCGCATGACGCCCCAACTCAGGTGGGCAAACTACGGCCCCGGCCGctgcttatttttgtaaataaagttttattggaacacagccgcTGTTGTTTTCCTATTGTCTGTGGCAGCTGCCACTTACACAGGCAGCCTTCCGTACGTGTGGGCGACACCACGTGGCCCGCGAGCCTAGTGTACTCACTGCCGACTGAGGAAAGTTAGCTCCCTGCACGGCCTTGTGCTTTGAGTGACTTCCAGCCCTGCAGGCCCGTCGGGCCCCAGCCCCTGGGACAAGGACACGCCTGCCGTGGGCCGGTCTCTGCCCTCTGTTGCTTCCTACtgagtatttctgttttttcattctgTGTGTAAGGctaattctttttcatcacttaTGTATTTTAGTTTGCACATTTGTAATTTCAGAGTTCTATTTAATGATTCCTTCTTAAACGCGTCTTCTGGACACTTTCGAGCAAACACGACTCTAGACAACGGTGCTCTAACCTGCTTGCCAACCCTTTGATGCCGGCCTGGCTGTACCATCCGTGCTGAGGGCCGGCCCCCCTCATCCTCGGCACCCTGGAGGCCCCTCCTGAGAACTGCACACGGGTGGCCCCCTCTACTGCCGGGGGATGTGCTAGCCTGCGTTGATGTGGGGCCCTGTAACAGTTAACCCCAGTCCCGTGCTCTCCAAGGGGAGTGGACTGCAGGGGGAGAGGCCCTGTGTGGGGTGTTCTCACCGGTTCACTTACCGTCACTCCAAGCCTAGCCCTAACTAGGCAGCGATAActgaacattagaaaataaagtagGATGACTTCGgcacacaaaaaggaaatgttaaaaatggcGCTGTATTGGAAAGGGGTGGATCCTGCCGGGGTGGCacagccccgccccctgcccgcaAAGAACCTCCCTGGGCTGACAGTGGTATGTTTGCTGTGTGTGGaaacccggggggggggggggggggggggtgctgcagcCCAATGCAGAGTGACCAGGGGCGAACCTCTTGCTTTAAGCTGGCACTCCGGTGGTACCAAGTGCATCCGAGCCCCCGTGATGCCAGGCTGCCACCTCCTGGACGGCCCTGTCTGCCTCCTTCCCGCGTTCCCGGACTGGTgtgcacttgaaaggaatgtgtgCCTTTCAGCGGTTGACTAAAAccgaaaatacacacacacatttttactgTTTACATAGGTCTTGGCCCACATATCACCTAGAAAGTCAATTAACCCGTTGGGTCACATCCAAGTTTTTACTTCGTTTATAACCTCCATTGCACACTAAGTTAAtactgcagaaaataaaaaacactcagAAACTGATGTGAAAACCCAGAACCCAGTCATCGGAACCGAAATAGGAACGAGTCCCCAGAGAAACAACTGTGCTGACGCTTAAATGCTTTCATGTAATTAGCGTTCACGAGTCACCAGCCGTTGCGTGTTTTCCTGCCACGTCTGCACCACGCACGTAACCCGCAGGAGAGTTCCCGGCTCCAGCTGTGAGCACACGGGAATTCTCTACAAATGTTCTGCATCGGAGGTTCGTTTGCTCTGCCCAGAACCCGCGGGGTTGCTGGCAACGCCTGGGCTCCTCACAGGGCAGATTCTCAGGACTTCTTGCCCGTCCGTGGTCGGATTCCCAGGAGCAAAAAACGGACGCAGCGTCTCCGCGGCAGGAATTTCAGTGAATGTGAAAATGTGGGATCCGTCGCTAACGTGGTAAAAGGAAACGGTGCCAAAATTCCTATCCAGGAAGACCCCTACGCGGTGTAACCGGGGGCTCACCGAGAGAACAGTCACAGGCATGGTGCCGGCTTGGAAGAGATCTGTCCTCAGACCCACCGTCCAGAAGCCAAACTCTGAGGACAGCAGAACCGGCCCTTGCCGATGAGCAGAGTCTCTGCAAACACCCACGTCCCATTCCTTGCTGGTCCCCACGTCCACCTCCCAGTAGTGGCGGCCAGAGGAGAACCCAGGGGAGCCCAGCACACAGAGGGCATAGTCGAATCTCTCGGCCCGGGGCGTCCGGTTCTGTCTGGAATACCCGCAGTGGACACTCTTCAGGTCCTCAGAAATGACGAGGTAGCCGTTGGCCGTGTCAACGTCCAAGGTCACGTCcactgtgggagagagagaagccagtcaGCAAGCACACGCGCCCGGCGGCCCTCTGCACGTCTGCTGCAAAGGCCCAGACGTCTCGGCCGTGGTCACCCCTCCACCCTCCGCTCCGTGCTGCTCGGAATTTCCCCGGGGAAACTTCCCTGGCCCCTGAGGAGGTCGACTTTATAGACAGAGTGGGTGACAGAGTGGGTGACAGAGTCAGAACTAGTCCCTCTGACTCCTAGCGTGTGTTCTCTTCACACCAAGTGATCCGACCGAAGACGCCGGGCAGCATGGTCTCAAATTATCATGCAAAGTAGTGTGGGCCCTGCTGACCTGCAGGCATCGGGTGAATGTGTGAAGGACGGAAACTAGTGCACTTAGTGCAGAATAACAGTAAATATGCACGTTTTTCACATATTTCGTTGTCTTGGCCAGTACCTTCCTCGTCTACCGATGTTGAGCAGACAAGTGCATCCTGGGCCCTTGCTCCCTGGAGTTGTAGTCACACAGAGGAGTAAGGCCGGGGGTCCCGAAGGAGACGGGTGAACTCTGGACagtccaggcagaggaagggaccCCTGTGGACACCAGTGGGGACGTGCTGGGCTCTGGCAGTGACAGAGACACAGGGCGgtgccagaggggcagggggtgggaggaaatggACTGTGGGTGCCGCCCTGTAGGGAGGCCAGGTGACCGTGTGGGTGGAGCCAGCAGCCTTGGAAATAAACCCTCTGGACCAAACACCAACGGCTGCACTTGGCGTCCCAGCACACAGGTGTTTGGAAGATGCCCAGACCCTCCGACCGTCACAGGGGACGTGTTGAGACCGGTCACGTTTCTGGGACACGGCTCACCGTCTCAGATTCAGGTTGCAAGGAGCTGGAAGTAAACTCCGGGAACACAGAGACCCGTGTCCTTGGCACGACACTGTGGGCTGGTGTGCCCACCCCAGCACCCTCCTCACAGCCCATCCACACCCACGGGACCCGCCACCCCTCAGGACCCAGCACAGGGGAGCCGGGACAGAGTCGGGACAGAGCCAGGAGGAGCAAGGGCTCTGCGAGCTCCAAGGAGCCTGGGAGGTCCCTCCTGGCATCCTTGAGCACGTTAGACGCGCAGCTGAGCCGTGAGAATCCATGGTAACCCTGACTTGGGAGAGAGTCAGGCGTGACTCCTCTCGGGTGCAGGCCACGGCCGGAAGCTGAAATTGTTTTCTCATAGATGGCGCTAATCTGTACTTCCAGGAGAGCACGACCGGGCCTTGGAAAGCTATGTTTCAGCTCATCCCCTTAAGAAATGGGtaggcagggggcgcctgggtggctcagtcgggttaaacgtccgacttcggctcgggtcatgatctcatggtttgtgagttcgggccccgcgtcgggctctgtgctgacagctcggagcctggaacctgtttcagattctgtgtctccctctttctctgcccctcccccattcgtgctctctctccctctgtctcaaaaataaataaaccttaaaaaaaaaaaaaacattagaagaaaCGGGTAGGGAGGCTGCGTCTTCCAGGGCATTTACGTGTGGGGACAGGCTGTACCTTGGAACTTGCGTATCTTTGGGTTCATCCGTAGAACAGCTCGCAGCTGGGGCTCTAACTCCTTGATCTTTGCAACCAGCCTCCCAAGCTGGCTTCCGGGCCTGATGTCCTCCTTCTGAGAGAccacagagcaggaggggcaCAGTAGGCCCACCCCGTCGGGCTCTCTCTGCAGCGAATCCAGGCACCGCAGGCAGCAGACGTAGCCACATTTCAGGTACATGGGCGTTTTGAGGTAGGCCAGGCACACGAGACACCTGCTTACTTCTTTAAAGTGTTCGGCCATGGCCCCTGTCTGGGGAGAGACGTGCACGTTGGAATTTTCCATGAGGCCTTGGGCCACTCTCCCCCTTACACCCGCGGTGCTTTGCAGTCACTACTAACCGGCGGCAAAGGTCCCGCACACGTACAAACATACGGGACTCGCGGCCCTTGGGTTCTGAGGTTTAAGATGCTAGATGGGATGAAGGACAATATTCGCCCTCAGGCCCTAAGTGCGTGGTGAGAGGGGCCCTACCGCACCCGAGCTGTCCCAGCTGGTGGCCGGCCAGCCACCCCTGGCTAGGAGCACCCGGGGTGGGGCTTGTCCACACAGAACAGTGCCGCGAGCGTGAGACACGCACGCGTGTAGCGGGGAAGACCCGACGAGACACACAGAGCGTGTATACCATCTCATGCAGAACTTCCAGAAACCAGTTCATGCTGGGAGGCTTGCATTTTGCTGAGGTCGATTAGATTTGCCTCATTGTCTGTCTGTGAGGCTGCCAGAGAAGGAGCTTGCCGTTCCACAGGTGGGTCAGCTCCTGGGCAGCCAGGACCGAACCCCGctcccccccaactcccacccccacccccctcaaccccccccactcccacccccctcaacccccccaccccccccaccctccacccccccactcccaccccccctaccctccccaccccccacccccaccccacccccctcaacaCCCCCCCAGCAGCTACCCCACCTGCACAGGACAGAAGCTGCAGCCCAGCGTGAGAGGTAGGATGTCAGTGGCTGGGGCTTTGCTCACCACGTCTGCGTTGGCCAAGCTCCGTTCTGGCCCAGCACGGGGCGACCGTCCCGAATCTGCAAGCCGGTGTGGGGAACCTACcttctgcctgctgctcccttCAGAGGGGCCCAGGACCCCAGGAGCACACGCTGTGCCTGCCCTGAGTTGGCATCAGACGGCACTGGCTGCATTTATCGATCGCTCCCTTCTGAGACTTTGCTTTCTCCTATGAGCTCTTGtagatatttaacatttttcaagtttt
This genomic window contains:
- the RFPL4A gene encoding ret finger protein-like 4A isoform X2 gives rise to the protein MAEHFKEVSRCLVCLAYLKTPMYLKCGYVCCLRCLDSLQREPDGVGLLCPSCSVVSQKEDIRPGSQLGRLVAKIKELEPQLRAVLRMNPKIRKFQVDVTLDVDTANGYLVISEDLKSVHCGYSRQNRTPRAERFDYALCVLGSPGFSSGRHYWEVDVGTSKEWDVGVCRDSAHRQGPVLLSSEFGFWTVGLRTDLFQAGTMPVTVLSVSPRLHRVGVFLDRNFGTVSFYHVSDGSHIFTFTEIPAAETLRPFFAPGNPTTDGQEVLRICPVRSPGVASNPAGSGQSKRTSDAEHL
- the EPN1 gene encoding epsin-1 isoform X2, whose amino-acid sequence is MSTSSLRRQMKNIVHNYSEAEIKVREATSNDPWGPSSSLMSEIADLTYNVVAFSEIMSMIWKRLNDHGKNWRHVYKAMTLMEYLIKTGSERVSQQCKENMYAVQTLKDFQYVDRDGKDQGVNVREKAKQLVALLRDEDRLREERAHALKTKEKLAQTATASSAAVGSGPPPEAEQAWPQSSGEEELQLQLALAMSKEEADQEERIRRGDDLRLQMAIEESRRETGGQEESSLMDLADVFTAPAPPPATDPWGGPQAAPMTAPTSDPWGGAPVPPAADPWGGPAPTPASGDPWRPAAPAGPPVDPWGGTQAPAAGEGPTPDPWGSSDGGAPVGGPPASDPWAPAPAFSDPWGGSPAKPSTNGTTAVGFDAEPDEFSDFDRLRSALPTSGSSTGELELLAGEVPARSPGAFDMSGVGGSLAEAVGSPPPAVAPTPPPPTRKTPESFLGPNAALVDLDSLVSRPGPTPPGAKASNPFLPSGAPTTGPSITNPFQPAPPATLTLNQLRLSPVPPVPGAPPTYISPLGGGPGLPPMMPPGPPAPNTNPFLL
- the RFPL4A gene encoding ret finger protein-like 4A isoform X1, whose protein sequence is MLKYFHAERKMGHHVPTGAMAEHFKEVSRCLVCLAYLKTPMYLKCGYVCCLRCLDSLQREPDGVGLLCPSCSVVSQKEDIRPGSQLGRLVAKIKELEPQLRAVLRMNPKIRKFQVDVTLDVDTANGYLVISEDLKSVHCGYSRQNRTPRAERFDYALCVLGSPGFSSGRHYWEVDVGTSKEWDVGVCRDSAHRQGPVLLSSEFGFWTVGLRTDLFQAGTMPVTVLSVSPRLHRVGVFLDRNFGTVSFYHVSDGSHIFTFTEIPAAETLRPFFAPGNPTTDGQEVLRICPVRSPGVASNPAGSGQSKRTSDAEHL
- the EPN1 gene encoding epsin-1 isoform X1 — encoded protein: MSTSSLRRQMKNIVHNYSEAEIKVREATSNDPWGPSSSLMSEIADLTYNVVAFSEIMSMIWKRLNDHGKNWRHVYKAMTLMEYLIKTGSERVSQQCKENMYAVQTLKDFQYVDRDGKDQGVNVREKAKQLVALLRDEDRLREERAHALKTKEKLAQTATASSAAVGSGPPPEAEQAWPQSSGEEELQLQLALAMSKEEADQPPSCGPEDDVQLQLALSLSREEHDKEERIRRGDDLRLQMAIEESRRETGGQEESSLMDLADVFTAPAPPPATDPWGGPQAAPMTAPTSDPWGGAPVPPAADPWGGPAPTPASGDPWRPAAPAGPPVDPWGGTQAPAAGEGPTPDPWGSSDGGAPVGGPPASDPWAPAPAFSDPWGGSPAKPSTNGTTAVGFDAEPDEFSDFDRLRSALPTSGSSTGELELLAGEVPARSPGAFDMSGVGGSLAEAVGSPPPAVAPTPPPPTRKTPESFLGPNAALVDLDSLVSRPGPTPPGAKASNPFLPSGAPTTGPSITNPFQPAPPATLTLNQLRLSPVPPVPGAPPTYISPLGGGPGLPPMMPPGPPAPNTNPFLL